catgagctctacatgtgttttgggccatgccatgccatctttacaaggatgtatgccatgtatttttgtgatcaatgtggtgactagcacaagcatgcaaagtagctctcatgatattgctgatttcagagacttagaatttcaccaagtctttgctctgctgttattttttatgccatgtattcatgttgctacagagtgatccatgcttcatttgagtatgttcagtaaggatgattttgagatattgttgtgctctatccatccatgtccctgtttgcatttatggagtgccctagcatgactcgatcttgctctacttttgccataaaatgtttctggcagattgtttatgtgttaatcaattttgccaaggttgttgtagttgatccatgcatgctatgaaattgttcttgccatggttagcttcttgaacatgtattcttgatggtagtatgcttagtttgtcatgcaatgccttgtattgagtgcatcaagctcgcaaacatgccttcataattctgtttatgctatgcccagttttctgctaagtctgaatctgttaacgaaacttgctatgtttacatgggtcccatcgtattttctgtgcccttttggcttatggtcagtaagggacttttgttatatgctttgagtagtttcatgccatgccttaatttgctatgatatgttcatgtagcatgttgttatcttgctctaaacattgtttcctgatgttaattcctgacatgttgttattttctctaagtttgtgatgttgatatcttttgctcttttgccatgcttgtttaaacctgctattgtgtgatttagccgtagctcagtgttcatcttttgtcaagcatcttgagtagatcattgccatgtgctttgttgttatgttgagtgcagtagcttagtttattgttgcattctagatggcatcgtgagttaatcgcataattgtgccattattgttttgcttgccatttgcaaaccgtgcatccgattccggtggtctttatatcgatttcgaccgaaatcaactcatctttccagtggcactcttggtttgctaagttgatgccttgttcaattTTTTCCTtcaggagcacgcatatgcattgcatgtcacatcccgcatatcatgccatgttttgcatcatgttgcttgcgcattgctcCCTGGTTGGTTGTtgttttcctttgcttgtgttcttgccttgggtagagcccggagacgagttcgtgttcgaggaaccagttgagtacgcttacgaggatcaagcttacttcaactcggagaactttgcaggcaagatgaccataccctcgaaatcacttctatctttgcttgctagttgctcgctctattgctatgccgcaatacctaccacttgctttatcatgcctcccatattgccatgtcaaacctctaacccacctttcctagcaaaccgttgtttggctatgttaccgctttgctcagcccctcttatagcgttgctagttgcaggtgaagatggagtttgttccatgttggaacatggacatgttgggatatcacaatatctcttatttaattaatgcacctatatacttgttaaagggtggaaggctcggccttatgcctggtgttttgttccactcttgccgccctagtttctgtcatatcggtgttatgttccttgattttgcgttccttacgcggttgggttataatgggaaccccttgacagttcgccttgaataaaactccttcagcaaggcccaaccttggttttaccatttgccacctaagcctttttcccttgggttctgcagactcaagggtcatctttgtttaaacccccgggccaatgctcctctaagtgttggtccaaactagagcaccgtgcagggccatcccttggcaacttgggttacgtcggctcctgtacgcttagcttatccggtgtgccctgagaacgagatatgtgcagctcctatcgggatttgtcggcacaacgggtggtcttgctggtcttgttttaccattgtctagatgtcttgtaaccggaattccgagtctgatcgggtcttcctgggagaaggaatatccttcgttgaccgtgagagcttgtgatgggcttagttgggacacccctgcagggatttgaactttcgaaaaccgtgcccgcggttatgggcagatgggaatttgttaatatccggttgtagaaaacttgacacttaacttaactaaaatgcatcaaccgcgtgtgtagctgtgatggtctcttctcggcggagtccgggaagtgaacacggttcatgtgttatgcttggacataagtagtttcaggatcacttcttgatcacttctagttcacgaccgtgcttttgcttctcttctcgctcttatttgcgtaagttagccaccatatatgctagtgcttgctgcaactccacctcactaccttttcctacccataagcttaaatagtcttgatcttgcgggtgtgagattgctgagtccccgtggctcacagatacttccaaacagttgcaggtgccgatgataccagtgcaggtaacgcaacccagctcagatgggagctcgatgaagatcgtgttcgttgtatTGTTTCGTTCccagttggtcagtagtggagcctagtcggggcgatcggggatctagcattagggatggtcatcttttattttggttccgtagtcggaccttgattgtattctggatgatgtaatgctatatttatgtattgtgtgaagtggcaattgtaagccaactctttatccctttctttttcagtacatgggatgtgtaaagattacccctcttgcgacatgcctactatgcggttatgcctctaagtcgtgctccaacacgtgggagatatagccacatcgtgggtgttacagccgtgcctctcagaaaggagAAAAatacacgttttctgttttttttctttcgcgagagtcatgattTTGCTTCCAcgaaaggcacggttgtgctttcaagaaagtcacagccgtgcctctcagaaacgaaaaaaaacgtgttttctgttttttttccttccacgagagtcacggttttgcttccatgaAAGGCACGGGCGTgattttcgcgagaggcacggacgtgcctctttcggaaagggaaaaaaccgtgctcctgGTTTCGGTTTTTTCACCCGATTTTTTTCGtttggttttttcgtgaaaaaagttcttttaaacctatcaacatgggatctagttttgaagatctcgacgctaGGAATCCAatagtgaaaacggttcgagatttggacgcacggtttaaaagataaaacgttttgaataaacgaatctacgaaaaaagggaaaacttccaggttgcgacaagtgacatgttgcatgtgcgccacttgccGCGATCtgggaaagtggagtgttctttgcaacgagtactccttaattggTGATTTCGCAAACAAACAGTCCAGCCCAAAAAAGACAAACAGTCTAACAGGCCCGACAGAAACAACTGAAGAGATGAAAGAGGAAAGTATCGTTTTCCCCCTGAAATCCTCTCTGATGGATCAATTCCCCCCTCAACTCTAATACCGGATCAATCAGCCCCTCAAATCTCTAAAACCGGACCAATTCCCCCCTAAAGTGGTTTTGAACTTGATTTTGAGTGGTTTTGACCCAGACCGCGTACCCGCTCTGCTCTCCTTTGTTTCGTCTCGCTTCAGGTGGTGCCAGTCAGCATCGTCGAGTACGCGCTCCAGGGCTCCGCCTCCTCCCCGCGCGACGCCTCCACTGACTCATCCTTGTCCTCCTCCACCTCTAGCTGCTAGGCCGGGAACGAGAAGAGGATGAACTGGAGCTCCTTCGACATCGGCGAGTACCATGTGGCCGTCGCGCAGTGGTGCCGGGGCGAACGCGGCCACGCAGACCGGCGAGAGACGCCGTCGGCACCGGGGCCCAGAGCCGTCTCCGCCACAAGAGCCTACGACGGAGCTCGAAGACGACGAGATCACGTTGCCGCCATCCTCCAGCAGCCCCGACACGCTGGAGACGCTCATCGAGAACGACGCCTGCGTGGTTGCCGCCTCGAACACCGTCGCCGCTCGTCGGGAGGAAGAGAATGCGGGCTTAGTGCAGCAGAGCGTGATCACGGGCGGCCGGATGAGCGCGTCGACGGTGCTGATGCAGTTCGTCTCCTGCGCTGGCCAAGCGGGACGCCGGTCAGTGCGGTGCGAGGCACACAGAGCGGTTCCCGCACTGGGCAGTCGGACTTGAGCAGGAGCATGGCATCAGATGGCTTCTCGGGAAGCATCGGCGTCCGTGTAGGCATGGAGTGGGAGTACTTCTGCGGCAGCCTGGTCGAGACCATGAAGACGGCAAGCGGCGAGCATGCCAGCCACGGAGGCGAGCTGGGCGCACTGAAGACGCGAAGTGCACAGCCATAACCGAGAGAAGTGCACGATCTGGGTCAAAACCACTCAAAATCAAGTCCAAAACCACTTTAGGGGGGAATTGATCCGGTTTAAGAGATTTGAGGGGTTGATTGATCCGGTATTAGAGTTGAGGGGGAAATTGATCCATCAGAGAGGATTTCGGGGGGAAAACGATACTTTCCTCGAGAAAAAACAACAAAAGCCCACAACTCAAGCCCATAACGATGGAAATCAAAACCCAGCAACTAAGGAGACAAAACGGGCCAAATCTTATGGTAGATGACATGATTCTAAAAAAAGATGGTAGATGACATCAGCCGACTATCCCAGTTGACTGATTCCTAGACTCAACCTTATTACAATGGTCTAAAAAATTCTCATGCATGTTCATCGTGCCAACCACGCTAGTATGGAGGCGTGCGGAAATTTGGCTCCACCTTGTCATGTACATGTTCTCTTTTCAACAACTTTTCCATCACTTGATTTCTTAACTGTCTCAGCTTCAGTAGCGTCAACAATTGGTGATGCCACGCCCGTATCAGTACCTGTTGGATGCTTAAACGACACATGCCATTGCGTGTTAGAAGGTTTTTCCCCGAAAAAGAGATAAAGACGATGACGAACACCAGTGGATCCTTTTTAGGTAAGGGTAACTAGTCTATGAGAAAGTCGGGCGGCATTATATCTCTCTTATAGCGAGACCTACCATGCTCTCGCATCACACGCCTcacttaatgggccggcccaggcccGTGGGAGGCCACAACCTATTTTTCATGTTTtatgttttcatttttctttctttttttcttttgtttatgcttccaatattctaaataaatatattacaaaaaacactcAACATAagacatttgaaaaaatgttaagcAAGCATTTGAAAATGCTAAATGTGTATAAAGAAAATGTATCTCATGTACacgaaaaatgtatacaaaaaatatacagtTTGTGTGATAAAAGTTGATCATCTATTTAAAAAATTCTTAATCAAGCATATGGAAAACATGTTAAATAATATCTGAAACAGTTAATCtagtattttaaaaatattaaatatGTATATTAAATGTTggtcatgtattaaaaaattatcAAACTTGTATTTGAAATATGTTAATCAAGCTTTTGaaaatgtgcatagaaaaaaatTGATCATATATTAATAAAAAATCTTCTATTTGAAaattattaatcaagcatttgaaaaaaacaAAAGATGTGTATACAAAACAATGTTGACCATGCAATAAAAATATATTAACCAAGCacttgaaaatgttaaatgtgcatgaagaaaatgttcagcatgtatataaaaaatataaaatatgggAAAAAAGTTGATCATGTGTTTAGAAATTACTAAAAACGCATTTAAATAAATTAAACATGTATTTAGATTTTTTCAATCAAGCATTTGCATTTTTTAAAATGTCTATagagaaaatgttgaccatgtaatgAAGAAATCTTAATCTTGTGTTTTGaataatgttaatcaagcattgaaAATGTCAAAATGTGTATAGAAGTTTTTTTTGACCATATATTTTGAACATGTTTGTTTTGTATTTAAAAAATGGTAATGAAGCAtttgaaaatattaaaaaaaactatagaatatttttgacaatgtattaAAAATTATGGAACATGCATCtttaaaatgttaatcatgtattagaaaaatgttattGATATCTAAAAATGTAGgctgaaaaccaaaagaaaaaccaAGAATAACAAAAAACTATGAAACCAAAAAAGGAAACTAAAAAACtaaagaaaaaagaaacgaaaaagaGAACAAAGAAACAAGTGCAAAAAGAATGAAAGACAATGAGAACCTACACATAAATACAGAGAAACAAAAAAAACTGCTGAAATGCGTTGGAAACCAGGAAAGAAACAATAAACCCAAAAAATGAAGGAaatgagaaagaaaataaaaaacaacaaATAGAAGAAAAACAGGCAcacgaaagaaaaataaaaaaagaaaacaaaaatccagaaaaaacctagaaaagaaacaaaaaatagaTGGAAAAAAGAGAAACCCATGAAAACCGAGAAATAAATGAAGGAAATCGGTTGAAaacaaataaaaatgaaaaaaaacggtTGATGAAATAAAAGAATACGGAAGTAAGAAtagaaaaatgagaaaaaaaaatcaaagaaagcGGTGCCAACGTGAGTGTCTCGATCGAGACCAGATCGAATGGAAAAAATGCAGACAAAACTGGGTCGTTCCAATGGCTAAACGCGGGGGGTTAGATTTCAGGCGACATCGACATATATCTTGTTATAAGCGTGATATAGTCCCCAGCGGCAAAAGTCTACATTAGAGTTTGGGGACTTGGGCGAGCAAGCCTAGGAAGCTCAAATGATTTTGGGCCAATTTGGGCATATTGATTTTCGTATTGtgaatgtttttttttcatatagTTGGACAAACTTTACGTAGGCTGGCTTTAGACAAATCCTAGACCATTCTCGAATTCTCACACGAGGACGGACAACAGCGTCAAAACTTAAATAGAAGACCTGAAAAACGAGAGGAGGAAAAAGCTATACAAATCCCATAAAGCTTGGCGCTACGATGAAGTCATTTTCCCTAGCCAACTTTCCTTTGTCATCTTGCAAACGGCCCAGAGCTTGTCCACATCTCCACCCTCCCATCCACAAGAAGGCCCAACCCAAGCTTTCAGGAGCCCCACCTGTCAGTAACCCACCCCAACCCTAGAACCGCCATTCCTTTACCTCCATCTTGACCCCACATGTCATTCACCCATCAACGCCCGAGCATATATATACCCAGCTGGGCCTAAGCCCACCACGCGCCTCCTTCCCCTCTCCAACCTCCCAAAAATAAAGGAGAaaaagtagagagagagagagagagagaaacgcgAAACCCCAAATcgatggccgccgccgccctcctccgccgctcgccggcggcgCGCGCCCTCCTttcgccggccctctcctcccgcCTCGTCGCCTCCAAGCCCCACTCCTcatcccccgcgccgccgccgccctcgtcgaaGCCCGCCAGCACCAAGACCTTCTCGATCTACCGCTGGGACCCCGACTCCCCGTCGACCAAGCCCCACCTCAAGGACTACAAGGTGGACCTCTCCGACTGCGGCCCCATGGTGCTCGACGCGCTCCTCAAGATCAAGAACGAGCAGGACCCATCCCTCACCTTCCGCCGGAGCTGCCGTGAGGGCATCTGCGGCAGCTGCGCCATGAACATCGACGGCGACAACGGGCTGGCCTGCCTCACCAAGATCTCCTCGGAGGCGGCCGGGGCCTCCACGATCTCGCCGCTCCCCCACATGTTCGTCGTCAAGGACCTCGTCGTCGACATGACCAACTTCTACAACCAGTACAAGAGCGTGGAGCCGTGGCTCAAGCGCAAGGACCCGCCGTCGGCCGGTGGGAAGGAGATCTACCAGTCCAAGGCCGACCGCGCCAAGCTTGATGGCATGTACGAGTGCATCCTCTGCGCCTGCTGCTCCACATCCTGCCCGTCCTACTGGTGGAACCCAGAGGAGTATCTCGGCCCTGCCGCACTGCTCCATGCCAACAGGTATACCTGCACCTCCCTCATAAGCTCTTGATATTGTGaattgtgatgatatgcttgagtATGTTGCGTCTGTGTTTTGGATCTATGCTTGATCTGTTGGTGTGTCATGCTGTGCTTGCTGTGAAATGGTTATGAGATGATGCGTAGGGTGGTTCTATCTCGCTTAGGTAGTTTGGTGAGAAACTAAGTGCGTTTTATCTAGGAGAATGGTTCGCTGGTCTGATGTGGCGCTGAATTATTTGGTACGTTTATGCAATGATCATCTGTTACTTCTTTGCTAGCTCCCTGGCAAAGTGGTGTAGATGATCGTTTGTTGGATAGTGTGAAATTCCCGTTTGGTTGAAGATCGCCTATACATATTAAGGTATCAGTGATTGTTTATATTTTTAGGTCCATTTATGTAATGATAATCTGTTACATTTTTGCTAGCCCCCCTGTGAAGCGGTGTAGATGATCATTTGGTGGATAGTGTGAAATTTCAGTTTGGTTAAAGAATGACTGATACATTTTAAGGCATGAGTGACTGTTTGTATTCCTTTTTATCTGGTCTTTGGCTGATTGAACTGGAAGTTGATGCCACTGCTGGAAATAATCATGAGTTTGTAGTTTTAGTAGTCTGCTTCTTCATGACGTCGTGAGTCTTTTTCCTTACCTGATTCTTGATGACATTGGAAGCCCTCCCCCCAAGTAGTCTGATTCTTGACGAGGCCTTGATTTTGAAGTTACTTTTATTTGTGGTGGCCTCTCTTTCAGTATAGAGCATGCTAGTTTCCCTTTACCAGAAAATTATGGTTATGTTCTACCAAGATTAAAATGATAATTGTCTAATATATTTAATGCCTTTTGCTGTAAGCTTTAGGATGTTGTTAAGTCCATGACACGTTCACCCGTTCACCCTTTTTAGGCTTCCGCTGTGGGGGACGCTAATGAAACCGAAACCCAGCATGCTTCCGCTGTGGGGGGCGGTAATGAAACCAAAACCCAGCATGTTCATGCACGTCCAAGCTCGAGGATACCATGGGGTCTCAGTCTCAGAGAAGAGAAACTTGCGGGATCACAAACGTAGAATTCTTGCAGCAAAATATGAGCTGAGAGGAAAGCTTTATAAGGCTGTCTGTAGGGACCCTGAACTTCCATCAGATATGCGGGATAAGTTTCGCTATAAGTTGTCCAAGCTGCCAAGAAATAGTAACATGACACGTCTTAGAAACCGCTGTATTTTCACGGGCCGCTCTCGTGGTGTCTACCAGAAATTCCGCATGTCTCGTATCGTGTTCCGCACCTTGGCAAACAAGGGTGAACTGATGGGTGTTAAGAAAGCGTCTTGGTAGATGTTAACAGCTGGGTAGAAGAAAGAACTAGCTCTTCAGTAGTCCAGCAAAATAAGGTTGCCCTCTTTCAGTGTTTGATTCCTGAAACTATCTGTCAAGCTTTTTTTGCCAACAAACGGCATGGTTCTCTCTTTATTTAGTTGAAGCAGTGTAATGTACTGTTTTTTATGCTATTCAGCATTTATGAAGCTAAAGATTCTGTTGTTTAAGGTTTCTACAAGCTGGCTGTTTGATTCAGTATTTATCTGATCTGGCTTTACTTCATGTTTTCACTGAGATTGCATATCTGATCCTCTGATTTATCATATTTGTCACCATGCTCCTGTCATAACATATAATTTAAAACATGATCTGATATAAGGCACATGAAAATTTGAATATCTTTTGACTAATAATTGCAACTCCCCTTAGTCAGAAGAAACTGGAAACAGAATCAGAGGTTTTAGTCGTTTGTCACTTGTACAAGCATCTCATTTCACATATCTGCAAGTGTTTCAAATGTCTTCAGCCCTTTGGATTGGGCTTACGCCTGTAGAGTCTGAGAGATATGACATGCTTCTTTGGCGTGTGCCGTAAACACATTCGTCCTTCCAGGTGGATCCAAGACAGCCGTGATGAGTTCACAAAGGAGCGCCTCGACTCCATCAACGACGAGTTCAAGCTGTACCGCTGCCACACCATCAAGAACTGCACGCATGCCTGCCCCAAGGGGCTCAACCCGGCGAAGCAGATCGACACAATAAAGAAGCTGCAGCTCGGAGCCTGAGTGAGGTCTACTACCCCGTGGAGATGTCGAAAGTTGTAATCAGCTGTCATTTGGTTTGTTTTGGCTCCGTGGTGACGAATAATGGGTGGAAACGCAGGATATTCCCCGCTTGACGATTCCGTGTAGGGAGTGAATAATTGCTACCAGATTTTATTCTTTTCGTGCTGTATCTAGTTTGGTGGTTCATCGTTGATCATCTTTTGATGCATGTCCATGCTTCAAGTAATTCATAAACTTTTGAGTATGTGTTGTCTACTTCCTTCGTCTGAGGAACATAA
The sequence above is drawn from the Triticum aestivum cultivar Chinese Spring chromosome 7A, IWGSC CS RefSeq v2.1, whole genome shotgun sequence genome and encodes:
- the LOC123147503 gene encoding succinate dehydrogenase [ubiquinone] iron-sulfur subunit 1, mitochondrial isoform X1 gives rise to the protein MAAAALLRRSPAARALLSPALSSRLVASKPHSSSPAPPPPSSKPASTKTFSIYRWDPDSPSTKPHLKDYKVDLSDCGPMVLDALLKIKNEQDPSLTFRRSCREGICGSCAMNIDGDNGLACLTKISSEAAGASTISPLPHMFVVKDLVVDMTNFYNQYKSVEPWLKRKDPPSAGGKEIYQSKADRAKLDGMYECILCACCSTSCPSYWWNPEEYLGPAALLHANRLPLWGTLMKPKPSMLPLWGAVMKPKPSMFMHVQARGYHGVSVSEKRNLRDHKRRILAAKYELRGKLYKAVCRDPELPSDMRDKFRYKLSKLPRNSNMTRLRNRCIFTGRSRGVYQKFRMSRIVFRTLANKGELMGVKKASW
- the LOC123147503 gene encoding succinate dehydrogenase [ubiquinone] iron-sulfur subunit 1, mitochondrial isoform X2 produces the protein MAAAALLRRSPAARALLSPALSSRLVASKPHSSSPAPPPPSSKPASTKTFSIYRWDPDSPSTKPHLKDYKVDLSDCGPMVLDALLKIKNEQDPSLTFRRSCREGICGSCAMNIDGDNGLACLTKISSEAAGASTISPLPHMFVVKDLVVDMTNFYNQYKSVEPWLKRKDPPSAGGKEIYQSKADRAKLDGMYECILCACCSTSCPSYWWNPEEYLGPAALLHANRWIQDSRDEFTKERLDSINDEFKLYRCHTIKNCTHACPKGLNPAKQIDTIKKLQLGA